The genomic region ATTTCTAGAAATACTCGTATTAGATATAGTTTTGTTTTAATGAGTatcttttatattttattttattcataTAATAGATTGTGAATTACAATTGTATCCCTACGATATTGGCACAAAAACGAAAATtacttttttatttttactttttttttctattttttaatTTCGGTGTTACCGAAACTCGGTAACACCCGGTATCGCCTTAACACTTTCCAATAGATAAAAGGTAAGAAAAAAAGTgaataaacaaacaacaacaaaagaaatGAATAGATTTATTCCCTTTTATTTTCCTTTCCGGACTAGCTCCAAGCTCCCTACCAATCACTCCCTCACGAGATTATAAAACAAATCCAAACTACATTATACAAGTAAGCAAAATGCTTTGAGACACTAGTCACAGTAGCATTGACTAAAAGAGACTAGAGACAAATGACACAAATAACATTAGACAAATGACTACTCCTAACACAACAATAAATGTTTATTACTTATTTAATTTACTCCGTATAAGATTAGGTGCACCTGTAACTTTAGACAGTATGTTGAAGGTATGAAATATCTCATCTCTTCATTTCATTTTCTATCTAAAAGAGCAGTTTCAACCGATATCATCTCCTACCGCATAACTTCTACGCAAGACTTAGAGAGTAGTTGTTACCTATTTTCTTGGACCGCCATGTTAACCACAAACCACTTCATCATATCCAATTATGTTTACAGTGTATCTACTATCTAGTGGTTTGTTACTGGTCCATACTTGTTAAGTTTAAAGAACTACCTAAAGTTTCCAAGACGATTGCCTAAACCCACGCCCAAACTACGTTTTAGTTAATTGATACTTAGTATTGTTTTGTTGATGGTCATATATTTCAATGTCGTCTCTCCCATTTAAAGATAAAAGATTTCTCTTCAGCCGTTCTCCCAAACTCTAAAAGATAAAAATTGCAACTTATAAATTCTTACTTTTAATTTGCATTGTGAAGGTCACCACTAGGTTAAGACATCTCCTATAATGCACACGTTGTCTATACAACTACTTATTCACTCGTGTTTAACATATCTCATTTTCTCACTACCTGACCCACTAACCGATACTTTTAAAATTGTAACTTTAGTATATCCAATTGTTTTAGTATATTCACAATAACACCAActtgctgccaaaaaaaaaaaaaaaaaatcacttaaAAGTTTTCTTGTGTCACTTATTAAAAACTCTACCGACGGAATCAACGTGAAGTAAAGCATATAATGTGTATCTATGATCTCCAAAGGTAAACCTATTTTATAAACCACGACCGACAAAAAAATAGCATCAAACTTGATTATACATGAAGTATCCAAGCTAGTATAGTGGAAAATAATGGTGTGATGGTTGGTCCACAAACCTGAAATATTTGGTGAATGCGGCTTTAATTCCAACTACAAACAATTTATACTCACACTTATACTCCCATAATAAGTGTATCTTAAGACTCATCGGATATATCTGTCTTAAGTTAAAACGAGTTAAGTAGTGTTACTAGTATGAATAAGACAAAAATAAATTGTTTAGAGAATAACAAAATGATTGTCGtatcttataaattattatttgaTCCGTTTTAAACTTAAGAGAGATACTTCCTTTTAGAAAGAAAATTTTGTATACTCCCAAAATGTGAGTCCCTCGTGTTTCATGTAGACCCTCTTAAAGTCCTAAACTCTTTAATTTATGCTTAAGGTCCCTTCATTTGTGGCAAAGCTACCGCTACCTATAATAGTTTAGGTCGTACAAATTCAGAAGAGCATATTGCATATTGCATATTTGCATGTACAATCAATAATCAATAATGAACCATCAACAAATCAATAATTAATGATTAACCATCAACAACTTTTTCTAGGGTGACATTGTCTCCTATACCTTAgttcctttatttcattttttactAGGAAAAATCCCAAAATATCTTACTTATTGTTTAATAACACGACCTTGAATTGTAATTATATTAGCGTGAAATAATCGGAAAGCATTTGCTCTTGACGTGAACTTTGCTacaccaatccaaaatgcctcacATGAAACCACCCAACTAGAAGATGTCTGATTTTGTGCAGTATATAACACataagtttatatatatataataacgATTGGATAAAATCTTCGTTATTAACACTTATTCTAGAATGATCTGATTCAAAACGGAACAACAAGATTCAGAGCCACCCAGCACGAAATAACAtaataacaaaaccaaaaaaatacTAGTTCACTCCAACCTACGCGAAAGTGTCTCTAAATAATCTGATCAAACTGACTCGACCCATCCAATCCGAATGTCTCATTTTTAGTAGGTTTACTCTTAACCCATATATCATCTCTAGAAATGAAGCACCCTAATATAATTTGCCTATAGAGATGCTCTTGCCGTTGGCATAGCCACATAAAGAAAGAATGAAAAACAAATATTTGCACCCCATAGTTTTTAGTGTCGGTTGATAGGATGTACTTGATAGTGCTTATTCAACTCATGGCTTATTGTAATGTCTTTAATTAATCAGCCTTTAAATTGTTTGGAGAATATATTTGATTGTCACTAAGACACTCTTTTTCCTTTAAAAGAGTACTACTTGGCCCTATCAACCTCAAAGCTAAAGCCAACCGTCAACACATCGTGCTCTTCACGACCCACATCCTTTGTATACACAAGAAGTTGAGAACCTCTTTAGAATTTTTAGGCTAATGTTCACGATTGATTGGAAATTTGGAATAATTGGGATACCGTGTCGCAGGGAACCTAGCTAGTAGTAAGGGGTAATCGAGTAGCGAGAGAAATTTGGAATGATTGGGATGTTGGCGCCCCGAACTTCCAAAAATTCTTAAACATGAGACCTTAACATAACAGAAGTATAAAATAATATGAGAAAAATTCGCTACCTTAAAATTTTATGTTTAGGTCTACCCCTTAGTGCCTACATGTCCCAGGGCCCCTTATGACGATGGCTTTTGAAACTATTAGAAGGAGAGGCTTTTGCCCCCATACCAATTTAGATTACGTGTTTGTGTTTCCCTATTAAAGATGTCTTAGCCAAGTTGATAAGACGATTACGCGATCTTCTTCTTTTATGTTGTACTCGCTTCATGCATTTTGTCGAACAATAGTTATTATATTCATCAGGCATAAAAGCCAACATGTGTATCAATCGAATCTGGGAAAGGAGCTAGTGAGTGACTAGCAACATTGGAATTTGGGAGAgctaatgaaaacaaagtaaaataCAGCTAAAGTCAAGTCGGAGTGTTAGTCTATAAATTTCAACCCTAATTAAAAGCATCtttaaaaatagaaaatgtagtACTCCTATATATCATGATTAAAATTGGAAattctttatttttcttgtcAAATGATGGCACAAAATGAGTAAAAGGTGGGATGAAACATGACACGGCTGCTGCACTATTATTTCAGGCCGTCGGCTGTCGTCTCTTTCACCATTCAATTAAGTACACAATCACGCCCGGATAGACATGAGCGACAAAACCCTATTGAGTATTTTCTTTTTATCTCAAATGCATGTATTACTTCATACAAAAGAATATGTGAGAAATTGTATATTACTCCAATACTTCACTTAAGTGTGTCATGTCACGTGTCCGATACCTACGTGCTTGACACCAACACTTTACTTTCGACCAAAATATTGAAATTTTCGCTCAAAATAGCCGTATCCGACACTTGACAAGACACCCATATATGTTGAAGAGTCGGGATAACACAGGTGAGAAAAAGTTTTAGTAACTTTATTGTATAAGACCGACTAACTAACATATCGTTGATATTGATTTAAATTTGGTAGTTTTGATAGTATATTATCAAATTATAAACCGGTCATTACTGCATTTTAACATTACCGCTATTCTATTCTAGAAGGTTAGATTTGAAACTAAAAGGCTTTAACAACTAGTGAAGTTAAATAAAGGCGCATATTAACTAATCTAAACACACAAAGATCCAACCTTACATGCACATTTGAATTAGAATGTTGCATTATAGACTAGGACATTAAGTTGACCGATGATTAACGTTAGTGCTGAAGTCGTTTCTGGCTTACGAAAGAAACAACAGTTGTAGGGTTTGACATAATCAAAATTAATGATGAAGCCATCAAAAATATATATAGAATGTATATATGAAGAATAGGTTATGCGTCCATGTCAACCATGAAACCTCCTTAGTCATCGTGCAATTAACTTGTGTAGcttttttaaataataaaaacataTAGTTAACGTACGAGAAACATCAACAATGGGTTGTACCATGACGTTACATCACAAAGCTAAATGGGATTTgaaaataaacttcaaataaggTAACGCAGCCTTTCATTTTCATCAACTAAATACCAATCACGCAGTCCTTTTACTGTATGAACCCATGATCAGTTGATCATGTATGTCACGTTATCAGATAAGTCGTATCGAATTTGAAAAGTCTCGTCTTGCCCTTCGGTGTCTAAGAACATCAAGGTTCTCGATTGTAAATACCGCCAAAATTGTTAATCTAGTTTGGTCAACCCAAAATTCGGCTTAGATAAAAAACCCTTAATTAAAAACAAACCGTTCAAAATAATTTTAATCGGTAGTATTTGACGTTTCAAATCTTTTGGTTCTCTAGATAATAACTGTGAATCCTTTCTTATACTTAAGTTCTCCCACTCAGGGGTTGTGTTTTCTAAGAATTCCAATCGATTTTTGCACTTATTTGTTCGTAACGCAAACTCGATTATGAATTTAAAGaatagtttttttttatttattttttttattttaagaattgaCTCATTTAACCTAAGAAAGAACAAGAAGATTTTCTTCCATGTACACCCCTGTATTATTAATTTTCAAATTGTAAAATGTACACTAGTATACTTgtacttaaaataattttcaaattaaaataatCAAAATGTTATACTTGTACTTAAAATAATCAAAATGTTATAATTTCATCTTAAAATGTCAAAGTCAGACAACTTTTCTTGATCACCTCATCAATACATCGTTAAACCATAAAACTACAGTCTATAGGCAAGTCTACCTTAATCATCAAAATAGCAACTAGGAGTTCTAGGATTATACTGCAATTATACTTATCATAAATAAAAATGTCACATGACAAGCATAGACTAATTCACAGAGAAGTACTCTTCCTTAAGAACGGATGTATCCGTCTAAACATTAAAACAGGTCAAGTATTATATCACTTGTGCATATAAGATAAATGTGTGCTTTTTCCCTAAGCAATCTTCTTTTGTCTTATTCATACTACTTGactcgtcttaagcttaagacactaaaaacccgtcttaaataagaatttatgTTCACCGTAAAACACTAAAAAAACCCACCTCCACGAGACAAACCTTAAATTAATTAAGCATgttgaattgttaattactaCCATAAGTCAAAATCCAAGCATCTCAGATTGCCGTTTGGACATCCTAATCACAATATTGCAGGCCATCAGTAGCCTGTTGCTATTATTAGCTAATGCAGGCACCAAAGACGTTGACCAACTTCATACTAATCATTTACGAGTAATTAATTAGTTAACTTAagtaaaagtaataaaatagtagTAAGAGATATAATTTCATGTGTCGGCGAAAACAAGCCAGCCTAGTAAAAAGCTTGAAAATTAAGCCATGAGAAGGGAACACAGATTTGTCAGAAGTCAGAAACTAAATTAGTTGAATAAATTAATTGACTAAATTAACAGTTTTGTTATAACTTGATTTCATTCCTAATAATTTCTGTACATGCTGTTTCAATGGGCTACCTATCACCTGGTTTCCAGAATTTTGTGATTTCTGGCATAATTCAACATGGTAGTTTCAAATCTTGTTTATGTATAGAAATCTGGCAATTTTACCCCACTTAAAAACAGGCTGGTCTTAAAGTgaagaaattattattattaatatagaaaggtaaataaatgaacgaCACCTATAAATGAAATAGGTAAGCAATTGACCGGGATGGGATAGTATAGCCTGCTCTTTTGGACTCAACTAAACTGATCTGAATAGACCTAAACTGAAATCGAACTGACTTtactgaactgaaattaagtccaaaagaacatgctAGTTCTTATTTAAGACTTTCCACTAATTTGGTAAACTTTCCTGATATAATAAAATTATTGCTTAGCTCATATTTCAGAGAAACTTGAAAAACTTGAGGGATGAACACTTCACCAAACAGATATTTCCAACTTGACCCTTTTTGAAACGGAAAGTAAAACTCATTATTGACATCCTCATTTAATTCATTTGAAAAGAGGTTGATTTACTTGCATTGACACACATGCAAATATGTATCAAAGTTGCAGCCTCTCAATAAATACTGAGAACTCACAAGAATCTCTACTGACGAGTATAGCCTGGCATTTGTCAGATTTTCTTAATTCTCACCAAAATAAGTATAGATTGTTAAGGTTCTAACAAGTATACAAATGATGGAAGATGTTATAGTGTCAAGTGACTCGGATGGTATTGAGTTTCAATACAACTCTAAAATATGGTCAATGTGTCGTCTTAAAAACCGTATAAGCCACAAGGGAAGACTAGTAAAACTTTAGGGCGTATTTTCTGACCATtaatttaccaaaaaaaaaaaacattatattATTGTGTGCAATTTACTTTTAATAATTTATTTACCTCAGTTATTTTTATCATTGAGCTGCATAATCTATTATAGGACCATTATACATCATAGGATGGTCTTCCTGAAAGTGCGGCGCTATAGGCTGCTGTACAATGAGAATGAAGAAAACAAGGAACATGGTGTACAAAAAATAATATGAAGAGAGAACATACTAGGGATTGTCAGTTAATAAGACAGCAGATATGAAGGAAGGTGACACACTGATGCTGAATGTCATGAATGGGCTAGATGCAGATCTGACAGGGATGACCAAAAACAGCCTATTACACATTCTACACTACAACTTGTCACAGCTATACCTGCTTCACTGTATTCTACTACTTGACACACTTAATACTAATGACAAGCGAGTCATTGCATCTGGTGTAACGAGTTCGGGATCATTTTGGTTATGGGGTTAGATCTTATACAGGTCGATGGCTACACTATGGGTCAATTAGATCATTTTCTCACATGACTAACAAGTCTTTTTAAGCCCACTTGGAGGTATCTTTTGGAGTTCTAGTATTTGGGTCAGTTGGAGTCGGATTAATCGAATCAGGAACTGCTAGTTCTACGACTTCAATTGCCTCTTAATCTTATTTAAGTGCTCCAAAAACAATTTCTTGTTTTTTGCTTGCCTAAAAAATCATCTATCTTTGGTAAATGGTACAGGGCTGAGCTCCGGAACTAGGCTAGTCACAAAAAAACGATGAGAAGCAAGGATACAGTCTGAAATAGATTTCATTACATCCAAAAAAAGGAAATGCAACATAGCACATTAGGGAAACAAAATCTAAGAGGAATAATGTAGGTTAAAAAATTGCTGACAGAAAAGCCAGCATAATGTATACTGTTATAAGGAGTAACAGACAGTTCCGGCATTTCTTGTTTAAAGATTATGCCACAATGCTAATTATCACATGAATCCTTGACAAACCAACTAACCACAATAATGTTAACTTGTATAGTAACACACATGCATTGCGGAATTAAATCAAATGAAACAGTTATCTAACCTGCGAATACCAATAGAAGAAAATCCAACCCTTGGTCACAGCCAATCAGTCGTTCAGGAGTCTACGGAATAAGATGATTCAATAAGAAACGACAACTTTGGGAGTGCAAACATCCCCAAAGGGCAGTTCCATGTCGACGGGTGTCAAGTATGTCAACTCTCAAGTCACGAGCACCACCCCACAACCATTTAACCAGCTAACCTGTCTGACATAAGATGATTTCTGTCAATCCAAGTCTGATGATCTCACCAAAGCTTACCTCCATGGAAGTTCCGTTCCTTCTAAAGCCCTTTTAAAGCCAAAAAGCTCCAAGCCTTTTCACACAGTCGGCCTCATTTGCTTATTTTGTAACAAGATGAGGCTGATTGGGTGAAACTGAAGGAGTAATACATATAGGAGCAATTCTTTTCCATTTCAAGGCAATTAAACATTATACTTCAATGACAATGCTCTATTTAGGGTACTCAGATGCAATTTCCAGTACTAGGTATCGATGGAACTTAAAACCCCACTTGTCTGGCGCAAAAGGTTGAGGTTATTTCTCACAAAAACAAGATCCTCTATTCTTTCCACTCCCATCCTTCGAACACTTTCCCGACATGGAAGGCTTTCACATGAACCACTCTCTCGGCACAACGACACGCTCGAAACCTGGCTCAGAACCTTTATAGCTAAAGCCTGCAACTGGGGTGTATCAAACCCGAAATTCTCCCACCAAGTAACCGGGTCCATTTTATCTCTACACTCCATAGCATCGTCCTCTCCAAAGGACCCCTCTAATCTCCAGTAAATACTAAGTTGTTCCCTAAGTAGATACCTTAGGGCACTTTCAGGCTCATATCTATCTAGTGTAGTCTTCCAGCCCCTCATAAGGGTCTTGTCCTTGCTTTGACCTCTGCCGAAATACCTGGGGTTTAGCATATAACCTGCTGCATGAAGGGGTGAAAACAAGACATTCCATCTGTTTTCTATCAGTAACTCCATTTGGTTCAATGCAATATCATCAATGCCCATGTTCCTTACATCTTCTAGTGATTGGACCCGCCAGTTATAGACGTCTCCCATGATCGATTTGTCGATATTGAAACTAGCAACAAGTCTCACAAAGGGTTCACAGAGTTGTAACATTATCTGGGCCCTACACCAGAAATCATCCCCTAAAATAGTGGCTTCGGTACTCACAAAATCACCTGCAGTATTAAGCTTCCATTGTTTCCACTCATTGCTCATGACTAAATCTTGTAATGCTTCCTTCATTTGGTAGATATTTTGAACTAAACAATAGGAAGGAGCAAATCTCATCGAAAGGGCATTTGAACTCTCCTGTGAATAGTAAAAGGCACAAGACGGAGACTGTTGGTATGTCAAAACAATTTGCTCAATTCCTCGAGCACACGATACCACGGATTTCATCCAGTCCAGCTCAGCAATCTCTTCCATCAGCACTTGAATAGAATGTGCAGTACAATGAGACCAAAATATGCGAGGAAACTTCGACAATAGAACCGACTCAAAAGCGCTGCTTGCTTGGCCAAGATGTGATATTATCTGTAGTACATTTATAGGCCCTAGTTCTATAATCAAATCACTTAGAACATTGATGAATAAATTGTCGGCTTCATCGCCGTCATTTATATCGATTGATTTCAAAAACATAAACCCTCTAGAGCTAGTGATGAAGAAATGTATGCATAAGCATCCGAGAGAACCGTCCAAACTGTTAACACAAATGATGGTGCATCCCGTATGGGGCCAGGATTCCCTAACTAGGGCAATAGCTTTCTCTAGCTTTGCTTTTTCTTTGCTGATGAAAGTATCAGATAACATGTCTTTTGAAGGGGGCTCGTATCCAGGGCCAAAAGCTGATATTGCTTGgaccatttctcgaaaatatgaTGAACTGACAATGTTCATACTTAAACCATCTGCATAGAAATACCTGGCCACAACTTCATCTACATCTTCTTTAGCAAGAGATGTGACAGAGCTGGAGAAACTTATTCGGGGATTTTTGATGCGCTTCCCGCTCTTTTCATTAAGAgggttctttttcttttttctctgaAAACGTCCCTCTTCTAGCCTTCGAAGTTCTTCTCTCAGAGACTTCTCGATTGCTACACAACTCTTTACGCCAGCACCAGTGAACCCAAGAAGGTGGGCCCTAACGCGAGAGTAGGACCCGTTGTATCTCATATTACAATGATTACATTTCCATTTTTTTGTGCCACTACTTTTATCAAATCCTCCAAACACACTAACATGTTTCCAGCCCCATTTATCAGATTCGGAATCCATGTTTTCTCACAAGTATAATCCTGACTGCAATATGGTAAACTGGACAGAGTGGACACAGTGAAAATCCGAGAAAGCCAAAATAACTTAATATGGACTTATCTAATCACATGGACACGGGGCATCTAACAGAAAAGTACAGCCTGCATCCCATTTATATTGTCCCCTTTTGACTTTAATGGTCAAGTGATCGTCAACTTTGACGAACATTTTCTAAAAATATTACCCAGCTAAAACTTTctctaaataataatagtaaactTTTTGTTTTCATAAACTAAAAAGAAAATGGGGTTGAAGAATGAAGAGAGTCAAATGGGGCCAATAtaaatgagatggaggtagtacTATAAACCTGAAACAGATAAATGTACTGAATTCTCACAGCTTAGCGAGCGCTGAAATAGCAGCCGTATACATCAAACAGATACTCCAGCATAAAATATGACAACATCAACATAATTTGACATATGAAGAAGGAACAAATTtaattattcagcaatttcacaGACAAGGTCGTTTGAAACTATCTATCTTTTACATGAATCCAGTTCCCTATGAAAGCTTGTCTGAAGACTCATGATATGTTATGGTGATTAGTGATGTGACAATTTACGATGCTAAGTGCAAAATACATAGGGTACCAGGCAACACATTATCAAACTACCGTATAAACTGAAAAGGAAATTTAGATTTTTTTTCACGTGCGGATTTCTAGTGATTCAGCTATCCAAGTACATTGTTGCCAGCCAATAGCATATCCACAATATGACTTGGATACATTAAGAGCTTTATTCTATTATGCTATATATCCTGAAATTCTGTCATTCTGGCCCCTTTAGCACCTAGCTTTTTGTGTAATATCTTAACTAACAGCTAATCACTATGTTTTATAAATGCTAGGTATGTGTTGATGATTTCAGAAACTATGGCTATAATAAACATGAAGCTCCATCCAGAGTATATAGTAGAATTGACAGATGCCTCATCAATGGGGAGTGGATGGTGGAGTACCCTGATTCTTATGCTTATTTCATGCCTGGGGGGGACTTTGACCATTGCCCCTGTGTAGTGCAAGTTCATGGGAAAGATGAGAAGAGAAAACCTGCTTTTTaagtacttcaatatgtgggCATTGGATCCTCATTTCAAGCAGGTGGTTAAAGGAGAATGGGATAAAACTGTTAAGGGTAATCTTATGTTTCAACTGGTGACAAAATTAAGTAGACTGAAATGGGGCTTAAAGAAACTTAATCAAAATAGATTTGGTGACATTGAGAATAAGGTGCAGATTACTAGAATAGCTCTTCATGCTGTCCAGGAGGAGCTTAGAGTACAGCCTTTAAATGCTAATCTTATCAGCCTAGAGAAGGAACTGACTGATGAATTTGTTCTGTCACAAAAAGCTTTACATCAGTTCCTAGCACAGAAAGCTAAGGTGGAGTGGCTTCAGATGGGAGATGACAACACTCATTTTTTTCATACTCAAATCAAAACTAGAAGGGCACATGATAAGGTGCTTCAAATTAAAGATAAAAAAGGGGACTTGTGTGTCGAGAATGCTGACATACAAAATGCTTTTGTTACCTATTATCAAGAGCTGTTGGGAAGCAGCACTAAGGTAGATAACATCAGTTTGCCTTTGCCTGTGGTGCACACTGAGAGG from Silene latifolia isolate original U9 population chromosome 3, ASM4854445v1, whole genome shotgun sequence harbors:
- the LOC141647959 gene encoding uncharacterized protein LOC141647959, with product MDSESDKWGWKHVSVFGGFDKSSGTKKWKCNHCNMRYNGSYSRVRAHLLGFTGAGVKSCVAIEKSLREELRRLEEGRFQRKKKKNPLNEKSGKRIKNPRISFSSSVTSLAKEDVDEVVARYFYADGLSMNIVSSSYFREMVQAISAFGPGYEPPSKDMLSDTFISKEKAKLEKAIALVRESWPHTGCTIICVNSLDGSLGCLCIHFFITSSRGFMFLKSIDINDGDEADNLFINVLSDLIIELGPINVLQIISHLGQASSAFESVLLSKFPRIFWSHCTAHSIQVLMEEIAELDWMKSVVSCARGIEQIVLTYQQSPSCAFYYSQESSNALSMRFAPSYCLVQNIYQMKEALQDLVMSNEWKQWKLNTAGDFVSTEATILGDDFWCRAQIMLQLCEPFVRLVASFNIDKSIMGDVYNWRVQSLEDVRNMGIDDIALNQMELLIENRWNVLFSPLHAAGYMLNPRYFGRGQSKDKTLMRGWKTTLDRYEPESALRYLLREQLSIYWRLEGSFGEDDAMECRDKMDPVTWWENFGFDTPQLQALAIKVLSQVSSVSLCRESGSCESLPCRESVRRMGVERIEDLVFVRNNLNLLRQTSGVLSSIDT
- the LOC141649622 gene encoding uncharacterized protein LOC141649622 — encoded protein: MRRENLLFKYFNMWALDPHFKQVVKGEWDKTVKGNLMFQLVTKLSRLKWGLKKLNQNRFGDIENKVQITRIALHAVQEELRVQPLNANLISLEKELTDEFVLSQKALHQFLAQKAKVEWLQMGDDNTHFFHTQIKTRRAHDKVLQIKDKKGDLCVENADIQNAFVTYYQELLGSSTKVDNISLPLPVVHTERVLTTEHHSMLLTPTTSEEVKAAMYDICGTKAPGPSKFYKYVPLEP